The Pseudochaenichthys georgianus chromosome 8, fPseGeo1.2, whole genome shotgun sequence genome has a segment encoding these proteins:
- the LOC117451230 gene encoding sporozoite surface protein 2-like, protein MHSGPYSKPQKPNNIPKPQQAGYKSKPHQPKPQQAANPSNPLQSWYHPKPQQTKPNQPSYPSNPQQAKPYQPAYPLNPQRTTNPSSPLLSRYQPKPQQRSYLSHPQQAKPQQAEPLQGVLQSKAAMWDFPAQGSVASGSNVQAKRYQPAYPLNPQRATDPSSPLQSRYQPKPQQSSYPSNPQQTKPHQAEPLQGVLQSKAGMWHFPSEGSVSSGSNVQAKPYQPENPLNPQRATNPSSPLQSRYQPKPQHPAYPSNPLQSRYRPKPQQPSYPSNPLQSRYQPKPQLPAYPSNPQQAKPYRPSYPSNPQQAKPYQPAYPSNPQQAKPLQWVFQTKAGMWDIPSQGSVASGSNVQPTDSNSHLNVDPRSLREIPMPFPYQPRWPQQLVPV, encoded by the exons ATGCACTCTGGTCCCTACTCCAAGCCCCAGAAGCCCAACAACATTCCAAAGCCCCAGCAGGCCGGCTACAAGTCTAAGCCCCACCAGCCCAAACCTCAGCAGGCCGCCAACCCTTCAAATCCCCTGCAGTCTTGGTACCATCCCAAACCCCAGCAGACCAAGCCCAACCAGCCCTCCTACCCTTCAAATCCTcagcaggccaagccctaccAGCCAGCCTACCCTTTGAATCCCCAGCGGACTACCAACCCTTCAAGTCCCCTGCTGTCTAGGTACCAGCCAAAACCCCAGCAGCGTTCCTACCTTTCACATCCCCAACAGGCCAAACCTCAGCAGGCCGAACCCCTGCAAGGGGTGCTCCAAAGTAAAGCTGCCATGTGGGACTTTCCTGCCCAAGGAAGTGTTGCTTCTGGCTCTAATGTGCAGGCCAAGCGCTACCAGCCAGCATACCCTTTGAATCCCCAGCGGGCTACCGACCCTTCAAGTCCCCTGCAGTCTCGGTACCAGCCCAAACCCCAGCAGAGTTCCTACCCTTCAAATCCCCAACAGACCAAACCGCATCAGGCCGAACCCCTGCAAGGGGTGCTCCAAAGTAAAGCTGGCATGTGGCACTTTCCTTCCGAAGGAAGTGTTTCTTCTGGCTCTAATGTGCAGGCCAAGCCCTACCAGCCAGAAAACCCTTTGAATCCCCAGCGGGCTACCAACCCTTCAAGTCCCCTGCAGTCTCGGTACCAGCCCAAACCCCAGCATCCTGCCTACCCTTCAAATCCCCTGCAGTCTAGGTACCGGCCAAAACCCCAGCAGCCTTCCTACCCTTCAAATCCCTTGCAGTCTAG GTACCAGCCCAAACCCCAGCTTCCTGCCTACCCTTCAAATCCTcagcaggccaagccctaccGGCCTTCCTACCCTTCAAATCCTcagcaggccaagccctaccAGCCCGCCTACCCTTCAAACCCTCAGCAGGCCAAACCCCTGCAATGGGTGTTCCAAACTAAAGCTGGCATGTGGGACATTCCTTCCCAAGGAAGTGTTGCTTCTGGCTCTAATGTGCAGCCCACTGACTCAAACTCGCACTTGAATGTTGACCCAAGAAGTTTGAGAGAAATTCCAATGCCATTCCCGTACCAGCCCAGGTGGCCTCAGCAACTGGTGCCAGTGTAG
- the LOC139432879 gene encoding sporozoite surface protein 2-like, which produces MLKCVKLAKVWTPAQVARIIFVFAAHGLHTVWFQFYNKNVFWIVCESSCDVTLDFGQQAKALSYRSGGSSGITPHFDFSRSLKPASTSSDDSSAQPERVLGSYSPFHADGDLSETLKPAAAPSAGGYRGSHGRQVDGYSPEGSVSSYGPSQPIIRKPNQLPQANPSANGVLPSKAAPWAFPLPPNPNSFQSGIASSSAIVMHSGPYSKPQKPKNLPKPQQAGYKPKPYQPKPQQAANPSHPLQSWYHPKPQQAKPNQPSNPQQAKPYQPSNPQQAKPYQPAYPLNPQRATNPSSPLQSRYQPKPQQRSYPSHPQQAKPQQAEPLQGVLQSKAGMWHFPSEGSVSSGSNVQAKPYQPAYPLNPQRATDPSSPLQSRYRPKPQQSSYPSNPQQTKPHQAEPLQGVLQSKAGMWHFPSEGSVSSGSNVQAKPYQPENPLNPQRATNPSSPLQSRYQPKPQHPAYPSNPLQSRYRPKPQQPSYPSNPLQSRYQPKLQLPAYPSNPLQSRYQPKPQLPAYPSNPQQAKPYRPSYPSNPQQAKPYQPAYPSNPQQAKPLQWVFQTKAGMWDIPSQGSVASGSNVQPTDSNSHLNVDPRSLREIPMPFPYQPRWPQQLVPV; this is translated from the exons ATGTTGAAATGTGTCAAATTAGCTAAAGTGTGGACACCTGCCCAGGTTGCCAGA attatttttgtatttgcggCACACGGCTTACATACTGTTTGGTTTCAGTTTTACAACAAAAATGTATTTTGGATTGTGTGTGAG AGTTCTTGTGATGTCACTCTTGATTTTGGGCAGCAAGCAAAGG CACTCAGCTACAGAAGTGGAGGCTCCAGTGGCATTACACCTCACTTTGATTTTTCAAGAAGCCTTAAACCTGCTTCCACTTCCAGTGATGATAGTTCAGCACAGCCTGAGAGGGTTTTGGGTAGTTATTCACCCTTTCATGCTGATGGGGATTTATCTGAGACTCTGAAGCCAGCTGCTGCACCAAGTGCAGGAGGTTATAGGGGCTCTCATGGTAGGCAAGTAGATGGTTACAGTCCTGAGGGAAGTGTTTCTAGTTACGGGCCAAGCCAACCAATAATTCGTAAGCCAAACCAACTACCTCAAGCTAACCCTAGTGCAAATGGTGTCCTTCCAAGCAAAGCTGCCCCGTGGGCTTTCCCTTTGCCCCCTAATCCAAACTCTTTTCAGTCTGGTATTGCTTCAAGTTCTGCAATTGTGATGCACTCTGGTCCCTACTCCAAGCCCCAGAAGCCCAAAAACCTTCCAAAGCCCCAGCAGGCCGGCTACAAGCCTAAGCCCTACCAGCCCAAACCTCAGCAGGCCGCCAACCCTTCACATCCCCTGCAGTCTTGGTACCATCCCAAACCCCAGCAGGCCAAGCCCAACCAGCCTTCAAATCCTcagcaggccaagccctaccAGCCTTCAAATCCTcagcaggccaagccctaccAGCCAGCCTACCCTTTGAATCCCCAGCGGGCTACCAACCCTTCAAGTCCCCTGCAGTCTAGGTACCAGCCAAAACCCCAGCAGCGTTCCTACCCTTCACATCCCCAACAGGCCAAACCTCAGCAGGCCGAACCCCTGCAAGGGGTGCTCCAAAGTAAAGCTGGCATGTGGCACTTTCCTTCCGAAGGAAGTGTTTCTTCTGGCTCTAATGTGCAGGCCAAGCCCTACCAGCCAGCATACCCTTTGAATCCCCAGCGGGCTACCGACCCTTCAAGTCCCCTGCAGTCTAGGTACCGGCCAAAACCTCAGCAGAGTTCCTACCCTTCAAATCCCCAACAGACCAAACCGCATCAGGCCGAACCCCTGCAAGGGGTGCTCCAAAGTAAAGCTGGCATGTGGCACTTTCCTTCCGAAGGAAGTGTTTCTTCTGGCTCTAATGTGCAGGCCAAGCCCTACCAGCCAGAAAACCCTTTGAATCCCCAGCGGGCTACCAACCCTTCAAGTCCCCTGCAGTCTCGGTACCAGCCCAAACCCCAGCATCCTGCCTACCCTTCAAATCCCCTGCAGTCTAGGTACCGGCCAAAACCCCAGCAGCCTTCCTACCCTTCAAATCCCTTGCAGTCTAGGTACCAGCCCAAACTCCAGCTTCCTGCCTACCCTTCAAATCCCCTGCAGTCTAGGTACCAGCCCAAACCCCAGCTTCCTGCCTACCCTTCAAATCCTcagcaggccaagccctaccGGCCTTCCTACCCTTCGAATCCCcagcaggccaagccctaccAGCCCGCCTACCCTTCAAACCCTCAGCAGGCCAAACCCCTGCAATGGGTGTTCCAAACTAAAGCTGGCATGTGGGACATTCCTTCCCAAGGAAGTGTTGCTTCTGGCTCTAATGTGCAGCCCACTGACTCAAACTCGCACTTGAATGTTGACCCAAGAAGTTTGAGAGAAATTCCAATGCCATTCCCGTACCAGCCGAGGTGGCCTCAGCAACTGGTGCCAGTGTAG
- the LOC139434297 gene encoding sporozoite surface protein 2-like, whose translation MYFGLCVRVLVMSLLIVGQQAKALSYRSGGSSGITPHFDFSRSLKPASTSSDDSSAQPERVLGSYSPFHADGDLSETLKPAAAPSAGGYRGSHGRQVDGYSPEGSVSSYGPSQPIIRKSNQLPQANPSANGVLPSKAAPWAFPLPPNPNSFQSGIASSSAIVMHSGPYSKPQKPKNLPKPQQAGYKPKPQQAANPSNPLQSWYHPKPQQTKPNQPSYPSNPQQAKPYQPSNPQQAKPYPPSNPQQAKPYQPAYPLNPLRATNPSSPLQSRYQPKPQQRSYPSHPQQAKPQQAEPLQGVLQSKAGMWHFTSEGSVSSGSNVQAKPYQPAYPLNPQRATDPSSPLQSRYRPKPQQSSYPSNPQQAKPHQAEPLQGVLQSKAGMWHFPSEGSVSSGSNVQAKPYQPANPLNPQRATNPSSPLQSRYQPKPQHPAYPSNPQQAKPYQPAYPSNPLQSRYRPKPQQPSYPSNPLQSRYQPKPQLPAYPSNPQQAKPYRPSYPSNPQQAKPYQPAYPSNPQQAKPLQWVFQTKAGMWDIPSQGSVASGSNVQPTDSNSHLNVDPRSLREIPMPFPYQPRWPQQLVPV comes from the exons ATGTATTTTGGATTGTGTGTGAG AGTTCTTGTGATGTCACTCTTGATTGTTGGGCAGCAAGCAAAGG CACTCAGCTACAGAAGTGGAGGCTCCAGTGGCATTACACCTCACTTTGATTTTTCAAGAAGCCTTAAACCTGCTTCCACTTCCAGTGATGATAGTTCAGCACAGCCTGAGAGGGTTTTGGGTAGTTATTCACCCTTTCATGCTGATGGGGATTTATCTGAGACTCTGAAGCCAGCTGCTGCACCAAGTGCAGGAGGTTATAGGGGCTCTCATGGTAGGCAAGTAGATGGTTACAGTCCTGAGGGAAGTGTTTCTAGTTACGGGCCAAGCCAACCAATAATTCGTAAGTCAAACCAACTACCTCAAGCTAACCCTAGTGCAAATGGTGTCCTTCCAAGCAAAGCTGCCCCGTGGGCTTTCCCTTTGCCCCCTAATCCAAACTCTTTTCAGTCTGGTATTGCTTCAAGTTCTGCAATTGTGATGCACTCTGGTCCCTACTCCAAGCCCCAGAAGCCCAAAAACCTTCCAAAGCCCCAGCAGGCCGGCTACAAGCCCAAACCTCAGCAGGCCGCCAACCCGTCAAATCCCCTGCAGTCTTGGTACCATCCCAAACCCCAGCAGACCAAGCCCAACCAGCCCTCCTACCCTTCAAATCCTcagcaggccaagccctaccAGCCTTCAAATCCTcagcaggccaagccctaccCGCCTTCAAATCCTcagcaggccaagccctaccAGCCAGCCTACCCTTTGAATCCCCTGCGGGCTACCAACCCTTCAAGTCCCCTGCAGTCTAGGTACCAGCCAAAACCCCAGCAGCGTTCCTACCCTTCACATCCCCAACAGGCCAAACCTCAGCAGGCCGAACCCCTGCAAGGGGTACTCCAAAGTAAAGCTGGCATGTGGCACTTTACTTCCGAAGGAAGTGTTTCTTCTGGCTCTAATGTGCAGGCCAAGCCCTACCAGCCAGCATACCCTTTGAATCCCCAGCGGGCTACCGACCCTTCAAGTCCCCTGCAGTCTAGGTACCGGCCAAAACCTCAGCAGAGTTCCTACCCTTCAAATCCCCAACAGGCCAAACCTCATCAGGCCGAACCCCTGCAAGGGGTGCTCCAAAGTAAAGCTGGCATGTGGCACTTTCCTTCCGAAGGAAGTGTTTCTTCTGGCTCTAATGTGCAGGCCAAGCCCTACCAGCCAGCAAACCCTTTGAATCCCCAGCGGGCTACCAACCCTTCAAGTCCCCTGCAGTCTCGGTACCAGCCCAAACCCCAGCATCCTGCCTACCCTTCGAATCCTcagcaggccaagccctaccAGCCTGCCTACCCTTCAAATCCCCTGCAGTCTAGGTACCGGCCAAAACCCCAGCAGCCTTCCTACCCTTCAAATCCCTTGCAGTCTAGGTACCAGCCCAAACCCCAGCTTCCTGCCTACCCTTCAAATCCTcagcaggccaagccctaccGGCCTTCCTACCCTTCGAATCCCcagcaggccaagccctaccAGCCCGCCTACCCTTCAAACCCTCAGCAGGCCAAACCCCTGCAATGGGTGTTCCAAACTAAAGCTGGCATGTGGGACATTCCTTCCCAAGGAAGTGTTGCTTCTGGCTCTAATGTGCAGCCCACTGACTCAAACTCGCACTTGAATGTTGACCCAAGAAGTTTGAGAGAAATTCCAATGCCATTCCCGTACCAGCCCAGGTGGCCGCAGCAACTGGTGCCAGTGTAG